The Drosophila sulfurigaster albostrigata strain 15112-1811.04 chromosome 3, ASM2355843v2, whole genome shotgun sequence genomic sequence ttgatatttaaaaaatactgtaatttaatttaactcaagtttaaaataataataataatttaattgaaaacttaaaatttgaggtgtaaaatactgaaaatatttttaaaatcttcCATATGGAATATACTTTATTTCGAGCTCAATGTGAAGACTACCTTCAGACTTTAGACACGACCTTATCCATTCTCAGAACTGACAGCGCTTTGGCTCATCGATTAAATGTCCAAAATTGGAAATATCCCATTTTCTATTAACGCCAGTTCAGCcgcattcaattttcatatgtagACGAAGTTCCATCCTTACGTCGCTCTCCGCGTTTTGTGTCCTGTTCATGTCAATCggtttatttgcattttgaaatgGGCTACAAAGCagacagggagagagagagaagagagagagtgagagggaagCTGGTCTGTGTAATACAATTTTCCACTATTTTCTGTTGCAACGGAAATTGCCATCAAATGCAGTTTTGAGTTTTCCAATAGCCCTTGGATCActcttttgcttctgcttctgcttctgttgctgctgatgttgatgctgatttTGTTTCTTGGAGTGCTCTGGACACTTGTGCGGGTCGAGAAATTGCTTCTCCCCACTTACATTATACCTGCTGCAAGTTTGCCCGCATATTCGGCAAGGCGTTGAACACGTATACAACCCGTTGACCCGACGACTGCTTGCTCTTTCTTatagctgctgttgttgttattgttgtgtgtgtgtgttggcttttCCCAGtactgtgctgtgctgtgctgtttgCTCAATTTCAAATGCGGAATCGCATTTATTATGCGCCAAGTAGGAAATTGTAAGCTTCCGTTTTGTGTTATGACAATTCGCAGCGAGTCATCATACTTGTAGCTGCTGactggatggatggatggatggatgaatAGATATTCATACtcatattcgtattcgtaGTTTGTGTGCCGGCTTATACGATACTTGTGCATAAATATAGAAACAGCATTTCCGTTTTGCCGCGATtttccttttctctctctctctgtctgtctgtctttctctgGTCTCGTATGGCGGCCACTTCCGTTTCTAATTGAAAGTCGTTGCGTCTTTCTTTTTATGAATGAGCCGCACAAACTGCAAGAATTTCACGCACGCTTCACAGCAACACATTCATGGAAGGTGGTAGGAAGAAGGGGGAAGAGGGGAGTGGCTGCTGTAGGTGTTGTCTTACCCATAGACCAAAAGGCCACACTTGGCCAAGCATaacgaaatatttttcaagcgtacaaaaagccaaacaaaaaaaacataacaaaacaaaaaacgaaacacaAACTTACCGCATAGTTCAAAAGTAAACTTAACCTGCGTAtctatatctgtatctgtatctctctcAGTATCTATATCTGTATCTAATGTTTCATAtgtatctttatttttttttcggtgtGTGCTTGCAGATGGCTTCTCCAGTTTTCATCAAGCATTTCCGGAATGGTGTGAGGACGACAACCAGGCGCACAGCAAAGAAATGGAATCTAGTCGCAACACACAGGCCGATCAATTGATGGGTCTGAGGTAAGTTTTTTCGATGACATAATATTTGAAACTAACTTGATAGTATTCGGGGACACATAATTGATactagaaatatttaaaaagaattattttttcttttatttattcaattgaataaatagGTAATTGGTAATTGGAAATTGGTAATCGGTTCTTcattatttcctttttaaagtaataaagtaattaaagatTGTTTCCTAGAAATGTCTGAAGGCCTTAGTCCTTCTGCAATAGggaattatatttgttatttcaataaaataataatatttcgtaGGTAGCATTTAGTGACAACATCCACTGATGTTCTTAAAACACAATGGAAACATATTGTGTCATTTAGCACtgaaattcataatttaaagtttaaaatgtgtaaaacTCTCCGCAAAGTTAGTCGAAAGAATTTCAATgatatttgctatttttaaatcTCAATGTCTGCTTAAAGCAATGGTTAATTAGCGatagaattattattgttttttatttgtttttgctgtatCTTCTTCAGCTTATTTTAAAGCTGATACATTTTTAACTAGAGATAGAATCGCCCTAAAGAAAATTGATTATCTTTATCGCTCGATTTATCTGTTCAAAAAGTATTAACTACTAAAGTTATCTAATTATTTGATACTTAGTTCTTCACtagtaattttatattaatacttTCAACTTTTATATAAACGTGATCAAATTTTCTACAAGAATTGTAAAGAAACTTTTGCTATTATAAACTGGGAACCTGGGAACTCACCACATTAcatagaaaataattattaccaaagcagcagccaatagtttcatttatttattaaatacttaacTCTTAAGGCAACATAAAGAATCTTATCTGTTTTAATAGAGTGCTCGCTACTATTCTTCTGACTGCTCCACATTTATGTCAACAATTTATAACCTCCTTTCTTTACAACTTTGTTTTACAGATCGCTACGCATTTCCACGCCACATTCCGATTCGGCATGTAGCAGCTCCGGCGAATCCTCGGACTGCGAGAGCACcacacatcatcatcatcaccatcatcatcataatttCAATGAGGTGCCCGTTGAAATAGTGCCCGGCCTGTTTCTGGGCAACGCCTCGCACAGCTGTGACTCGAATGCTTTGCAAAAGTACAACATTAAAGTAAGTTTAAAGatgataaattataaataaaacaattgctAATCATATTTCGTTTCGATTTTCCAGTATGTGCTGAATGTGACACCCGATTTGCCGAATGAGTTTGAGCAGCTGGGCGTCATAAAGTATCTACAAATACCCATAACTGATCACTATTCCCAGGATGTGGCCATGCATTTTCCAGCCGCCATACAGTTTATAGGTAAGCTTACATTAATTTCCTACTTTAATTCATTTCTAACTTCGGTtttcaattcatattttcCAGAGGAAGCTCGTCGTGCCAATTCGGCAGTGCTGGTTCACTGCCTGGCGGGCGTGTCGCGCTCGGTGACGGTGACGCTCGCCTATTTGATGCACACTCGGGCGCTCAGTTTGAACGATGCCTTCATGCTGGTGCGGGCACGCAAACCGGATGTCTCGCCCAACTTCCATTTCATGCATCAGCTGCAGTCCTTTGAGAGCCAATTGCGTCTCAGTTCCTGCTCCGACGGTCAGGCCATGGACGAGGGCGGCAGTCCGTCGGCGGCGTCAGTGGCCAGCTGCTCTTCGGCCACAACGTTGAGTGCCAATCCCAGCCTAGTTGCTGCCGCCCGCTGCGGTCGCTCGGGCTCGAAATTCTCATGCAATTGCATTGCAGCCGACTGCAAGTGCATGCAAACGGGCGGATTTATGGCCGCACATTTGGCCAAGGCAACGGGCGTGTCACCGGATTCGGGCATTGAGTTCGATCGCTGGACGCCAGCATCGGATACGGAACTCAAATGAGATCAGCTTGTGGGGAAGAGTTTTGTGCTGCCACccagtagtagtagtaatagTTGTAGTCATCATCAATGTCAGGActcgccaacaacaataattgcgACCAGTTCGCCGCCACCGGGCAATGCGGACAACATGTCGCCGGCCAGTACCACCAGCTCCTCCACgtccacaacaaccacagccgAGGCTGTTTCGGTGGTTGAGCTGGTCCCAGTCAACGTCCTCGAGGATGGCCGCAAGAACAAGTGCGAAGAGCAGGGATCGGCTTAAATCCAGTCTAatcacacaaaacaaacacaaaacagaaacaaagcaaaactcTTTTTCCTACTTTGGTtgtccaacacacacacacaaacacaaacaaacacacacacgcatacatatgaagcataaaaaataatctaaaataactataaatataagaTATAATTTCTAGTTAAGTCTAAcgcaagaaaaaacaaaaatgaattaagaaATAGTCTCGCAGTaatttgcaaatggaaaataattcaaacacacacaaccactaaaagaatatatgaaatatatttatatataatatatctacatacatatacaaatatatatatatacatatactgtAATACCTTATGTACATGTTTGTAATTAACTCCTAAGCCAAGTCAAAACAAGTTGAATATgaagtaatattaatataccataataaatgaataatacaaaaagagaaaatacacaaaacagaaacacaaaaaatatgaaatcgcgttatttataaagtttaaaCTTTACAAAACTGTTTTTAGGcgcatagtttttttttaattttactaaataaatgtgtaattgttatatacaaaagaaacgaaaaacaatttgattaagaaaaccatttatatatatatatatattctatgatataaatatatggaAAAGCCAAGtcatataaatgtaaaaatgatACACAcaaaagttgaagttgcaagcagattattaaatactaaaaatgcgaaataaacaacaaaacgatGAAGcagatatttattattattttgagcaacgaaaaaaaaaaaccaaaaagaagaTGAAAATGTCAGAAACACGACCTCGGGGGACTGACGAAGATTGGAGGCAGAGCATAAAAGAGAaacttaaaattgaatataactaaacaaaaaaaagcctCAAGGCGCGCCTAATTAACGGTTTGTTcgtcttgtttgttttttttttcttttgcaatatttaatttttgtctAGCTTATAAGAGTTTTAacgaagacaaaaaaaaacagaaacaaattgaaaattatattctaaaaaatGAACGTTGAAACGTGCAAAGATTGAGAAGATTAAGATGAAGAAGAATAAGGCAAGTCCTTGATGAATGTTGGTACAAAAATTTATCAGGTGTCGTCATCACGAATAACAATGGTTCATAAGGTGACcattcaaaaagaaaacaaaaataaataaatgaaagaaaatgtaaaatacaaagcagaaatatttcgaaaaaaagGCTGTgcgcaaaagaaaaatattataaaaatgggGAAGAAACAAACATACATTCAATAGAAACGAAATCTATTGAAACGAACGAAAATAAGTACCGAAGAGTTGAAGATTAAATTGTAGAACTAAAGTTCGGCAAGGCGTCGAGCTTGGCAAAGCAGAGACTTGGCTCGAAGAGACTAAGGATATTTGACTATGGAAGATCCGAGAGATGGAATAACAAATCGGGAGTTGAATTTGATAATGTTTGTACAGATTTTATAGTGGAGATGAAGGTGGAGGAGTCAGATGA encodes the following:
- the LOC133846519 gene encoding dual specificity protein phosphatase Mpk3; this encodes MPETEYEYCTKEWLQSELRTSYDAKELIILDCRGSQEYSESHIRSAVNFSIPSIMLRRFAAGKIDLASTIKSPELKVRIQMGYNVSLFILYNDVGVSGYQSQQQQQQQQQPQDVAGAMFGNGNDATINVLHRRLKQDGCRVVALQDGFSSFHQAFPEWCEDDNQAHSKEMESSRNTQADQLMGLRSLRISTPHSDSACSSSGESSDCESTTHHHHHHHHHNFNEVPVEIVPGLFLGNASHSCDSNALQKYNIKYVLNVTPDLPNEFEQLGVIKYLQIPITDHYSQDVAMHFPAAIQFIEEARRANSAVLVHCLAGVSRSVTVTLAYLMHTRALSLNDAFMLVRARKPDVSPNFHFMHQLQSFESQLRLSSCSDGQAMDEGGSPSAASVASCSSATTLSANPSLVAAARCGRSGSKFSCNCIAADCKCMQTGGFMAAHLAKATGVSPDSGIEFDRWTPASDTELK